In Bacteroidota bacterium, a single window of DNA contains:
- the lptC gene encoding LPS export ABC transporter periplasmic protein LptC, producing the protein MNKINDYILLNKNPFDTTIIRVFVFIFFFVFASCTNNKKEIINQLDHLQEVLTTETAEDIKILYTDSGFLKAVLTSPKAVSKRGNENPYTEMPNGLKSVFFNQNKQVESTVSSEYGISYEKEQKVILRRNVDVVNIKNEKLNTEELIWDQKSKKIYTDKFVKITTPTEILTGYGLIADEDFSNWVIKKASGEFNLE; encoded by the coding sequence TTGAATAAAATTAATGACTATATCCTTTTGAACAAAAACCCGTTTGATACAACAATCATACGGGTTTTTGTCTTTATTTTCTTTTTTGTGTTTGCATCATGCACTAATAATAAAAAAGAAATTATCAATCAATTAGACCACCTGCAAGAAGTATTGACAACTGAGACTGCTGAAGATATTAAGATTTTATATACAGATTCGGGATTTCTTAAAGCGGTATTAACATCACCCAAAGCCGTGTCAAAAAGAGGCAATGAAAACCCTTATACTGAAATGCCGAACGGTCTTAAATCTGTTTTTTTCAATCAAAATAAACAAGTCGAAAGTACTGTTTCTTCTGAATATGGAATCAGTTATGAAAAAGAACAAAAGGTTATTCTCAGACGAAATGTTGATGTGGTTAATATTAAGAATGAGAAGTTGAATACGGAAGAATTGATTTGGGACCAAAAGTCCAAAAAGATTTATACAGACAAATTTGTAAAGATAACCACCCCAACAGAGATTCTTACCGGATATGGACTCATTGCGGATGAGGATTTCAGTAATTGGGTAATAAAAAAGGCAAGCGGAGAATTTAATTTAGAATAA
- the ygiD gene encoding 4,5-DOPA dioxygenase extradiol has protein sequence MDRKKFLKTLVLAPFAYQAMKMNALNQLNFSLEDSVKMPVLFVGHGNPMNAIEENEFVEGFRNVSKQIPKPQAIICVSAHWETRGTFVTAMEHPKTIHDFGGFPKELYEVEYPVLGNPELAKQTQALLSKSEIGLNQDWGLDHGAWTVLKHLYPNADVPVVELSIDYTKDARYHFELAQELSSLRKKGVLIIGSGNIVHNLRLVAWNKINENYGFDWALEANDIVRKSVLNRDFAKIINYKSLGKAFELAVPTPEHYLPLLYALALAEPNEEISIFNDAALAGSLTMTSYKIG, from the coding sequence ATGGATAGGAAGAAATTTCTCAAAACCTTAGTTCTTGCTCCATTTGCTTATCAAGCCATGAAAATGAACGCGCTGAATCAGCTGAATTTTAGTTTGGAAGACTCGGTCAAAATGCCGGTGTTATTTGTTGGACACGGCAATCCTATGAATGCAATTGAAGAAAATGAGTTTGTGGAAGGGTTTAGAAATGTTAGCAAACAAATACCGAAACCTCAAGCGATTATTTGTGTCTCCGCCCACTGGGAAACACGTGGTACTTTTGTAACAGCAATGGAACACCCCAAAACTATCCATGATTTTGGTGGATTTCCCAAAGAGTTGTATGAAGTAGAATATCCGGTATTAGGAAATCCTGAACTTGCCAAACAGACCCAAGCTTTATTAAGTAAATCAGAAATAGGTTTAAATCAAGACTGGGGATTAGACCATGGTGCATGGACTGTGCTAAAACATTTGTACCCTAATGCGGATGTGCCTGTTGTTGAACTAAGTATTGATTATACAAAGGATGCTCGGTATCACTTTGAGTTGGCTCAAGAATTATCAAGCCTTCGGAAAAAAGGAGTTTTAATCATAGGCAGTGGAAATATAGTACACAACCTGCGTTTAGTTGCATGGAATAAAATCAATGAGAATTATGGTTTTGATTGGGCATTAGAAGCCAATGATATAGTCAGGAAGAGTGTTCTCAATAGGGATTTTGCCAAAATTATTAATTATAAATCACTCGGCAAGGCGTTTGAACTTGCGGTACCTACACCGGAGCATTATCTGCCTCTTTTGTATGCCTTGGCATTGGCGGAGCCAAACGAAGAAATCAGTATTTTCAATGATGCGGCTTTAGCCGGTTCGCTTACTATGACTTCTTATAAAATAGGTTAA
- a CDS encoding DegT/DnrJ/EryC1/StrS family aminotransferase gives MKPISMVDLHGQYLKIKEEVLSGIEAVIDSSSFINGAEVKHFANELGKYLHVNHVIPCANGTDALQIALMALELEPDDEVIIPSFNYVALAEVVKLLGLKPVYADVHPHYYTIDPHSVREKITAKTKVIAPVHLFGQCAPMEELIQIAKEFNLFVIEDNAQAIGADYTFKDGSTQKAGTIGHIGTTSFFPSKNLGCYGDGGALVTQDAILGAKLQCIANHGQKVKYIHDMVGVNSRLDTIQAAILLAKLPHLDEYNAARNKVATYYDNAFKEFSPTIELPARASYSTHVFHQYTLVLNGIDRESFKSFLASKNIPSMVYYPIPIHRQNAYKTEDVIPISEHLAQNVVSLPISTEMDEDQLKYIVENIQSFVKQESSASK, from the coding sequence ATGAAACCCATTTCTATGGTTGATCTTCATGGTCAATATCTCAAAATTAAAGAAGAAGTACTCTCAGGGATTGAAGCTGTTATAGACTCTTCGTCTTTTATCAATGGAGCCGAAGTAAAACATTTTGCTAATGAACTGGGCAAATATTTGCATGTGAATCATGTAATTCCTTGTGCCAATGGAACGGATGCACTGCAAATTGCCTTGATGGCACTTGAGTTAGAACCTGATGATGAAGTTATTATACCCTCTTTTAACTATGTTGCACTGGCAGAAGTTGTAAAATTGCTTGGATTAAAGCCTGTTTATGCAGATGTACATCCGCATTATTATACGATTGACCCTCATTCCGTAAGAGAAAAGATTACAGCCAAAACTAAAGTGATTGCTCCTGTTCACCTGTTTGGACAATGTGCACCTATGGAAGAGTTGATTCAGATTGCTAAAGAATTTAACTTGTTTGTCATAGAAGATAATGCCCAAGCTATTGGCGCAGATTATACTTTTAAGGATGGTTCAACCCAAAAGGCAGGAACAATCGGACATATTGGAACAACCTCTTTTTTCCCTTCAAAAAATCTTGGATGTTATGGTGACGGAGGCGCTCTTGTCACACAAGATGCAATATTGGGGGCTAAGTTGCAATGTATTGCCAACCACGGACAAAAAGTAAAGTATATTCATGACATGGTGGGTGTGAACTCAAGATTAGATACTATTCAGGCGGCAATATTGTTGGCAAAACTTCCACATCTGGATGAATACAATGCAGCAAGAAACAAAGTAGCCACATATTATGACAATGCTTTTAAAGAGTTTAGTCCTACGATTGAATTACCTGCCAGAGCAAGTTATTCAACTCATGTCTTTCATCAATATACTTTGGTTTTAAATGGGATAGACAGAGAAAGTTTCAAATCTTTTTTAGCGTCCAAGAATATCCCATCCATGGTTTATTATCCAATCCCTATTCATAGACAGAATGCTTATAAAACAGAAGATGTAATTCCTATTTCTGAACACTTAGCACAAAATGTCGTTTCATTACCGATCAGTACCGAGATGGACGAAGACCAGCTAAAATATATTGTGGAGAATATTCAATCTTTTGTAAAACAAGAGAGTTCTGCAAGCAAATAA
- a CDS encoding O-antigen ligase family protein, which produces MQQLLKEAKGLLLLSKEIILQLILILLSSFAGSIVASLVVLGVIGWNLTKNRLGDAFILFLIILLFSDSVMPMFLNAGNAKEFVSILLFLYVMTKTKNPIKNSFINYFWAYLFIALLGLILVNFDFLGFQKLISYGLMIVIVPAVLLHVLNRPGGASFLRKLLFMFVALYAISIVMSRINPEGFAHFGRFNGIHRNPNGVGIFSALFIMNIVLVKDKFPKLFSAKMYWLFIGVFIFTVLLSASRSALMALVIFFLFRTIKVKFFAGFVIALVIASGYAVITAWFETLIIDFGLQSEFRLDTISYASGRIYVWDACWREIQSHYWLGYGFTYAEYSHWDKKWYAEIPMLIHNYGNIHNSYLTIWLNTGLLGLVSFLSGVIYLVFRAQKKSPSIAPLFFGAVVIGIFESFMVASLNPYTWQLWFGFVIAAFTPNKLVKRTKISDSTIPLPTQKLLK; this is translated from the coding sequence GTGCAGCAACTTCTCAAAGAAGCCAAAGGATTACTATTACTGAGCAAGGAAATTATCCTGCAGCTTATTCTGATTCTCTTATCATCATTTGCCGGAAGTATTGTAGCTTCACTTGTTGTTTTGGGTGTTATTGGGTGGAATCTAACAAAAAACAGACTTGGTGACGCTTTCATACTTTTTCTTATAATTCTGTTGTTTTCGGATAGTGTAATGCCAATGTTTCTCAATGCCGGTAACGCGAAGGAGTTTGTGTCTATTTTGCTTTTCTTATATGTGATGACAAAGACTAAAAATCCCATTAAGAACTCGTTCATTAATTATTTCTGGGCATATCTGTTTATTGCATTATTAGGACTTATACTTGTCAATTTTGATTTCTTGGGTTTCCAAAAGTTGATTTCCTATGGACTCATGATTGTTATAGTACCTGCTGTATTATTGCATGTGTTGAACCGTCCAGGAGGTGCTTCATTCTTGAGAAAGTTACTCTTTATGTTTGTGGCACTTTATGCAATCAGTATTGTAATGTCTAGGATTAACCCCGAAGGATTTGCGCATTTTGGCAGGTTTAATGGAATACATCGTAACCCCAATGGTGTCGGGATTTTCTCAGCTCTTTTTATTATGAATATTGTGTTGGTAAAAGATAAGTTTCCAAAACTATTTTCTGCCAAGATGTATTGGTTGTTTATTGGGGTTTTTATTTTTACGGTCTTGTTGAGCGCGTCAAGAAGTGCATTGATGGCATTAGTAATATTTTTTCTCTTTAGGACTATTAAGGTTAAGTTTTTTGCGGGTTTTGTTATTGCGCTTGTGATTGCATCCGGTTATGCTGTAATTACTGCTTGGTTTGAAACACTTATTATAGATTTTGGTTTGCAATCCGAGTTTCGACTTGATACTATTTCCTATGCATCGGGCAGGATTTATGTGTGGGATGCTTGTTGGCGAGAAATTCAAAGCCACTATTGGCTGGGATATGGTTTTACCTATGCAGAGTATTCTCATTGGGACAAAAAATGGTATGCCGAGATTCCTATGTTGATTCACAACTACGGAAATATTCATAATTCATATCTTACTATCTGGCTCAATACAGGCCTCTTAGGCTTAGTTTCTTTCTTGTCAGGGGTAATTTACCTTGTCTTTAGAGCACAGAAAAAATCTCCTTCCATTGCACCCTTGTTTTTTGGAGCGGTAGTTATTGGAATTTTTGAAAGTTTTATGGTGGCATCGCTAAACCCTTATACATGGCAACTGTGGTTCGGTTTTGTTATAGCGGCATTTACTCCCAATAAATTAGTGAAGAGAACCAAAATATCGGACAGTACAATACCTTTGCCAACTCAAAAATTGCTAAAATAA
- the bamA gene encoding outer membrane protein assembly factor BamA: protein MKNKKIYIYILFALFTIRGVYGQKDSAQLLNFDFSAQKEIVINNIVVEGNVFVETSLIVVYSNLSLGQKIKIPGPKVSDIITNLWRQELFSDVKVYVQTIHDDTANIIIWVKERPRLSKFTFPGLKRSEARNVRDEISLKGNMIINEDLINKTTREIKQFYYEKGYFSANVRIESIPDKDKSNANIFRIYIDKGQKVKLYDFEFVGNIALTDAQLRKSFKNTKRRKNKINIFKSAKFIEDDYEMDKLDLIKLYHSKGFRDMQIETDSVIKISDNRVVVKMHIKEGIQYYFRNITFSGNTVFSDEILSRVLGIESGDVYNQSRFDEKLYASPDGYDVQGLYMDDGYLFFNAVPLEINVEGDSIDVEIKIQEGEQATLRNMIVRGNYKTSDHVIIRELRTRPGQKFSRSDIQRTVRELSSMGLFDPQQINVVPKPNPADGTVDIEYTVVEKASDQIELSGGIGPGYGGQSAQFVGTLGLVLNNFSSKKMLNPKLWNPIPVGDGQKLSLRGQSSGFFQAYNFSFTEPWLGGRKPNSFTTSVFHSIYNFNGRPKSDPARQSMMTTGASVSLAKRLKWPDDNFSIMYSMTYQRYKIQNGKDFFEVIENGKSRTLEFQTALSRNALEGGFIFPTGGSNVSLSLAFTPPFSLLSSKDWTNATNEEKYKWVEYHKWKFDAEWYLKPFNKTKFVLMARSRFGVMGSYNPLIGLSPFERFVVGGSGLSGFTFYGTEIVSQRGYDEGEISTAASGYRNIGGTIFSKQTLELRYPITDNPNATIYVLSFLEAGNAWVNFKNFNPFDLRRAGGVGLRLFLPMFGLIGVDYGYGFDWKQVNPGDKPGRFHFYLGQQF from the coding sequence ATGAAAAATAAGAAAATTTATATCTACATTCTTTTTGCACTCTTTACAATAAGAGGGGTCTATGGGCAGAAAGACAGTGCACAACTATTGAATTTTGATTTTTCAGCTCAAAAAGAAATAGTCATAAACAATATAGTAGTAGAGGGCAATGTGTTTGTTGAAACCTCATTGATTGTTGTCTATTCAAACTTATCTTTAGGTCAGAAAATCAAGATTCCGGGACCCAAGGTCAGCGATATCATAACCAATCTATGGCGACAAGAACTTTTTTCAGATGTAAAAGTATATGTCCAAACGATTCACGATGACACCGCTAATATTATTATTTGGGTTAAAGAAAGACCTCGATTATCTAAGTTTACGTTCCCGGGATTGAAAAGGTCGGAAGCCCGAAATGTCCGAGATGAAATTTCGCTCAAAGGAAACATGATTATTAATGAAGACCTCATTAATAAAACCACGCGTGAGATTAAGCAGTTTTATTATGAAAAAGGATATTTTAGTGCAAATGTTCGCATAGAATCTATACCCGATAAAGATAAAAGTAATGCGAATATTTTCAGAATATATATTGATAAGGGTCAGAAAGTAAAACTTTATGACTTTGAATTTGTTGGAAACATTGCATTGACAGACGCGCAACTCAGAAAAAGTTTTAAAAACACCAAACGTAGAAAAAACAAAATCAATATTTTCAAATCTGCTAAGTTTATAGAAGATGATTATGAAATGGATAAGCTGGATTTGATTAAACTCTATCATTCAAAAGGATTCAGAGATATGCAAATTGAAACTGATTCCGTCATTAAGATTAGTGACAATAGGGTTGTCGTTAAAATGCACATTAAGGAGGGAATACAATATTATTTTAGAAATATCACCTTCTCGGGCAATACCGTTTTTTCTGATGAAATACTTTCGAGAGTCTTAGGAATCGAAAGTGGCGATGTGTACAACCAATCAAGATTTGATGAAAAGCTGTATGCAAGCCCTGATGGATATGATGTTCAAGGACTATATATGGATGATGGTTACTTGTTTTTCAACGCTGTCCCTTTGGAAATCAATGTAGAAGGAGATTCAATAGATGTAGAGATTAAGATTCAGGAAGGGGAGCAAGCAACCCTAAGAAACATGATAGTTCGAGGTAACTACAAAACCAGCGACCATGTGATTATCAGAGAATTAAGAACACGTCCCGGTCAGAAATTTTCACGTTCTGATATTCAACGTACTGTGCGTGAGTTATCATCAATGGGCTTGTTTGATCCTCAACAGATTAATGTAGTGCCCAAACCCAATCCTGCTGATGGTACGGTGGATATAGAATATACGGTTGTGGAGAAAGCCTCAGACCAGATTGAATTGTCAGGAGGAATTGGACCCGGTTATGGCGGACAAAGTGCCCAATTTGTGGGTACTTTAGGTTTGGTTTTGAATAATTTTTCATCAAAAAAAATGCTGAACCCTAAGCTTTGGAATCCTATTCCTGTAGGTGATGGGCAAAAATTATCGTTGAGAGGACAAAGCAGCGGATTCTTTCAAGCCTATAATTTTTCATTTACTGAACCTTGGTTAGGTGGACGCAAGCCAAATTCGTTTACTACGAGTGTGTTTCACTCAATTTATAATTTTAACGGTCGCCCCAAAAGCGATCCTGCAAGACAATCCATGATGACCACAGGAGCTAGTGTTTCCTTGGCTAAACGATTGAAATGGCCGGATGATAACTTTTCTATTATGTATTCTATGACTTATCAGCGTTATAAAATTCAGAACGGAAAAGACTTTTTTGAAGTCATCGAAAATGGCAAATCAAGAACTCTTGAATTTCAGACGGCTTTGTCTCGAAATGCGTTAGAGGGCGGGTTTATCTTCCCTACAGGAGGGAGCAATGTGTCGTTGTCGCTTGCATTTACACCGCCTTTCTCACTTCTTTCATCTAAGGATTGGACGAATGCTACTAACGAAGAAAAATACAAATGGGTTGAATATCATAAATGGAAATTTGACGCTGAATGGTATTTAAAACCTTTTAATAAAACAAAATTTGTTTTGATGGCAAGATCGCGTTTTGGGGTTATGGGCAGTTATAACCCGCTTATTGGATTATCTCCCTTTGAGAGATTCGTGGTGGGAGGAAGCGGATTGTCAGGTTTTACATTTTATGGCACCGAAATAGTGTCACAAAGAGGCTATGATGAAGGAGAAATTTCTACCGCAGCCTCCGGTTATCGCAATATTGGAGGTACAATTTTTAGTAAACAAACGCTTGAATTACGATATCCTATTACGGATAATCCGAATGCAACAATCTATGTTTTATCATTTTTGGAAGCAGGTAATGCTTGGGTAAATTTTAAAAATTTCAATCCTTTTGATTTGCGTAGAGCAGGTGGGGTAGGATTGCGACTGTTTTTGCCGATGTTTGGATTGATTGGGGTTGATTATGGATATGGATTTGATTGGAAACAAGTGAATCCCGGAGATAAGCCGGGCCGCTTCCACTTCTATTTGGGACAGCAGTTCTAA
- a CDS encoding isoprenyl transferase produces the protein MEHTEIDIEKVPQHVALIMDGNGRWAKRKGLSRLIGHEYGVGSVREIVEAAAKIGIKYLTLYTFSKENWNRPVLEVSGLMSLLVKTIRKEIKTLTENEIRLQIIGDVSELASEVRAQLNEAVVNTQTHSGITVILAINYSAKWDITKAIRNISEKVKSNEISSEQIDEHLIAQSLSTAQFPEPELIIRTGGEQRISNFLLWESAYSEFYFTPIFWPDFKKEHFYQAILDYQNRERRFGKTSEQLVNEK, from the coding sequence TTGGAACATACAGAAATTGATATAGAAAAAGTCCCTCAACATGTTGCCCTTATTATGGATGGTAATGGTAGATGGGCAAAAAGAAAAGGTTTGTCAAGATTGATAGGACATGAATATGGAGTAGGGTCTGTACGTGAAATTGTAGAAGCTGCAGCCAAAATCGGAATTAAATACTTGACACTCTATACTTTTTCAAAGGAGAATTGGAATAGACCGGTATTAGAAGTTAGTGGGTTAATGAGTCTGCTTGTAAAAACCATTCGAAAAGAAATTAAGACCTTGACAGAAAATGAGATACGCCTTCAAATTATTGGAGATGTCTCAGAACTTGCATCAGAAGTGCGGGCTCAACTTAACGAGGCTGTTGTCAATACTCAAACCCATTCAGGAATAACAGTTATTTTGGCAATCAATTACAGTGCAAAATGGGATATAACCAAGGCGATAAGAAATATTTCAGAAAAAGTGAAGTCAAATGAAATTAGTTCCGAACAGATAGATGAACATTTGATTGCCCAATCCCTCAGTACTGCCCAATTCCCGGAGCCTGAACTTATTATTAGAACTGGTGGTGAACAAAGAATCAGTAATTTTCTCCTTTGGGAATCAGCCTATTCTGAGTTTTATTTTACTCCGATATTTTGGCCTGATTTTAAAAAAGAGCATTTTTATCAAGCAATTTTAGATTATCAAAATAGAGAAAGAAGGTTCGGAAAAACCAGTGAACAGTTAGTGAATGAAAAATAA
- a CDS encoding DUF6089 family protein, whose translation MIRRNSKYLILSILLSFNLSTQAQRFFAGKMEFGVMFGGSNYHGDLAKEIVFSETHPMFGAYFQRNYNEWVSLRYQFSYAKISGSDKNFVAYTQRNLSFYSNIYEAGVVAEFNFNPFGLSPNMKSFSPYMLTGLSVFRFDPKTKYNNEVVSLRDLGTEGQGLDGKKKYSLIQPALPIGFGLKWKQSQNLVVGFELGFRKTWTDYLDDVKGEYPSYNKTLADKGQLAAMMSHRYKEGSDINFTAPDRMMRGDPHLNDWFFFINFRIGYKFGSVPCANDKSF comes from the coding sequence ATGATAAGAAGGAATTCCAAATACCTGATACTTTCCATACTGTTGTCGTTCAATCTTTCTACTCAGGCACAGCGGTTTTTTGCAGGTAAAATGGAATTCGGAGTTATGTTTGGAGGCTCAAACTACCATGGAGACTTAGCCAAAGAAATAGTTTTTTCTGAAACACACCCCATGTTTGGTGCCTATTTTCAACGCAATTACAATGAATGGGTTTCTCTACGCTATCAGTTTTCCTATGCTAAAATTTCCGGTTCGGATAAGAATTTCGTTGCTTATACCCAGCGAAATTTGAGCTTTTATTCTAATATTTATGAAGCCGGAGTTGTGGCAGAATTTAATTTTAACCCTTTTGGGCTAAGCCCAAATATGAAGTCATTCTCACCTTATATGCTTACCGGCTTAAGTGTTTTTCGTTTTGATCCCAAAACAAAATATAATAATGAAGTGGTTTCATTACGAGATTTAGGAACAGAAGGTCAAGGCTTGGATGGGAAAAAAAAGTACAGTCTGATTCAACCGGCACTGCCGATAGGTTTTGGTCTTAAATGGAAACAAAGCCAAAATTTGGTTGTTGGATTTGAATTAGGTTTCAGAAAAACATGGACGGATTATTTGGATGACGTAAAGGGAGAATATCCTTCTTATAATAAAACACTTGCAGATAAGGGACAATTAGCCGCAATGATGTCACACAGGTACAAGGAAGGCTCCGATATCAATTTTACTGCTCCGGATAGAATGATGAGAGGAGATCCGCATCTGAATGATTGGTTCTTTTTTATAAACTTTAGAATAGGGTATAAATTTGGTAGCGTACCTTGTGCAAACGATAAATCATTTTAA
- a CDS encoding DUF6089 family protein: MKRNFTSIFYFCSLGVAMFLSEHVFAQNPIPSKRETALDFGIFIGGSNYTGELTKSFMPVIGETHLAGGAMIRYNLTPSISLRAVAMYMRISGDDKNFNDDAFRRRRNLNFRSNIFEFSGGFEWNLMGWQQTRTHLASTPYLFGSIAVFKFNPLTQFYYHQGLPNQDPSLSSRDGNWVELQPLSTEAQETTKNNGAKRYSLTQVSIPFGAGYKFQLSDYWTAGFEIGVRKTFTDYLDDISTKYWDPIIVGGAGGYMSKALFDRSYEVGEKPFLEDDSRGNNRTKDWYMFAGINITYRILGGKVPCFNFE, translated from the coding sequence ATGAAACGAAATTTTACCTCCATTTTTTATTTTTGTTCACTTGGTGTTGCAATGTTTTTGAGTGAGCACGTCTTTGCACAGAATCCGATTCCTTCCAAAAGAGAAACGGCTTTAGATTTCGGAATTTTTATTGGTGGCTCTAATTATACCGGAGAATTGACCAAATCATTTATGCCTGTTATTGGAGAAACTCATCTTGCAGGCGGAGCTATGATAAGATACAATTTGACCCCGAGTATCAGTCTTAGAGCTGTTGCCATGTACATGCGAATTAGCGGAGATGATAAGAACTTCAATGACGATGCATTCAGAAGAAGAAGAAATTTGAATTTCAGGTCTAATATCTTTGAATTCTCAGGCGGATTTGAGTGGAATTTGATGGGTTGGCAGCAAACACGAACACACTTAGCATCTACACCCTATCTTTTTGGTTCTATTGCAGTATTTAAATTTAATCCTCTCACACAGTTTTATTATCATCAAGGCTTGCCAAATCAAGATCCAAGTTTGTCATCCAGAGATGGAAATTGGGTTGAGTTGCAACCACTTTCTACAGAAGCACAAGAAACGACCAAGAATAATGGAGCCAAAAGATATTCACTTACACAAGTAAGCATCCCGTTTGGAGCAGGATACAAATTTCAATTGAGCGACTATTGGACAGCCGGTTTTGAAATAGGTGTGCGAAAAACATTTACGGATTATCTAGACGATATTTCTACCAAATATTGGGATCCAATTATTGTCGGTGGTGCTGGTGGCTATATGTCCAAAGCCTTGTTTGACAGATCGTATGAAGTAGGCGAAAAGCCATTTTTGGAGGATGATTCAAGAGGAAACAATAGGACAAAAGATTGGTATATGTTCGCAGGGATTAATATTACCTATAGAATACTTGGCGGGAAAGTTCCTTGCTTTAATTTTGAATGA
- a CDS encoding polyprenyl synthetase family protein: MADILKDIKYELKDQFAGFESTFSKGVKTKVSLLDTILNYIVKRKGKQIRPVMVLLTAGSCGTINEKTYRGASLVELLHTATLVHDDVVDESYKRRGFFSINALWKNKIAVLVGDFLLARGLIMAVENKDFEMLNIVSDAMKRMAEGELLQLEKARKLDIKEADYYQIISNKTASLFASCCAMGAASVSDSTELVEAMRNFGENAGMAFQIKDDLFDFNDDNSGKPKAVDIKDRKMTLPLIYSLNNAEPKRKKEIIRIFKSKKISTEQIQEVVSFIVNSGGAEYARKVMNEYKQKAMRDLEILQDSRHKEHLIAVLNYIIERKN; encoded by the coding sequence GTGGCAGACATTTTAAAAGATATAAAATATGAGTTAAAAGATCAGTTTGCCGGTTTTGAGTCAACCTTTTCCAAAGGTGTAAAAACCAAAGTTTCCTTACTCGATACAATTCTTAATTATATTGTTAAGCGCAAGGGCAAACAAATTAGGCCTGTTATGGTATTGTTGACAGCCGGCAGTTGCGGAACTATCAATGAAAAAACATATAGAGGAGCTTCCTTGGTTGAATTATTACATACTGCTACGCTTGTCCATGATGATGTTGTAGATGAAAGTTATAAGCGAAGAGGTTTCTTTTCTATCAATGCACTTTGGAAAAATAAAATTGCTGTGCTTGTAGGAGATTTTCTATTAGCACGGGGGTTAATTATGGCTGTTGAAAACAAAGATTTTGAAATGCTCAATATCGTTTCAGATGCCATGAAGCGTATGGCAGAAGGAGAATTGCTGCAGTTGGAAAAAGCGCGTAAACTTGATATTAAAGAAGCCGACTATTATCAAATAATCTCAAATAAAACTGCTTCATTGTTTGCCTCATGCTGTGCTATGGGTGCTGCCAGTGTTTCTGATTCTACAGAATTGGTAGAAGCGATGAGAAATTTTGGAGAAAATGCCGGTATGGCTTTTCAAATTAAAGATGATCTTTTTGATTTTAATGATGACAACTCAGGCAAACCTAAAGCTGTTGATATTAAAGACCGGAAAATGACCTTGCCTTTAATTTATTCGCTCAATAATGCTGAACCTAAACGTAAAAAGGAAATTATCAGGATTTTTAAATCTAAAAAAATCAGTACTGAACAGATTCAAGAAGTAGTTTCATTTATCGTAAATTCGGGAGGTGCAGAATATGCACGTAAAGTAATGAATGAGTATAAACAAAAAGCTATGCGAGATCTTGAAATACTACAAGATAGTAGGCACAAAGAACATTTAATTGCTGTCTTAAACTACATAATTGAACGTAAAAACTAA
- a CDS encoding adenylate kinase: MLNIVLFGPPGAGKGTQSAKLVDTFGLVHLSTGDIFRFNIKNETALGQLAKSYIDKGELVPDEVTINMLKSELSKFPNAKGFIFDGFPRTVPQAEALDSLLSTLNTRISLMLSLDVPEDELTRRLLERGKISGRTDDTDEFIIRNRIRVYNEQTAVAADFYNKQNKYKQINGVGSVETIYELLSKEIQSVLSSSI, encoded by the coding sequence ATGTTAAATATTGTATTATTTGGTCCTCCGGGGGCTGGCAAAGGCACTCAATCTGCTAAATTAGTTGACACATTTGGTTTGGTACATTTAAGTACGGGAGATATTTTTCGTTTCAACATCAAAAACGAAACTGCACTTGGACAACTTGCCAAATCATACATTGACAAAGGTGAGTTAGTACCTGACGAGGTTACCATTAACATGCTGAAGAGCGAATTGTCCAAATTCCCAAATGCAAAAGGATTTATTTTTGATGGATTTCCCCGAACTGTGCCGCAGGCTGAAGCCTTAGACTCGCTTTTATCTACGCTGAACACACGCATTAGCCTCATGCTGTCCTTAGATGTACCCGAAGACGAACTTACCCGAAGATTACTCGAAAGAGGAAAAATCAGTGGTCGCACTGATGATACAGACGAATTTATTATTCGCAACAGAATCAGAGTGTATAATGAACAGACTGCTGTGGCAGCTGATTTTTACAACAAACAAAATAAGTATAAGCAAATCAATGGCGTAGGCTCTGTTGAGACAATATACGAACTCTTATCAAAAGAGATTCAATCTGTTCTCTCCTCTTCTATTTAA